The proteins below come from a single Phalacrocorax aristotelis chromosome 24, bGulAri2.1, whole genome shotgun sequence genomic window:
- the LOC142048013 gene encoding actin filament-associated protein 1-like isoform X7 — protein MIMRCLSPSPGTPQGRASPGTRTVDATGGRGCEYRPASTLSRRGGSKVPGVSPSPPADDSYEDAEPLGPGRCTGSGGADSDSSHYESYGEDEDGVTDRAHYLRRPLAAGPDAEPPGHPEAQLCGFLWRKRWLGQWAKQLFIIREHVLLCFRCAADPQPVLELDLRGCHVAYKAKRGKKMPHILKVTGTAGEALVIGFQSRQQAEDWRKVIEEVSSDAPIGLAAISVPASPSSRLSRETGLSGSQAVRSQLGKEEEEDCSRQSPARSPRPGEDAKGGFLAVRLRGRWQRLWCAVRQGALRMFPEPGGAQRPVCALRLESCEVSPGVAASSPQRLRIRIAQRGRELALLQTCSDEEREAWLKTLRARGRGDLASDSPCTETPRLGDASGCPAAGGLLLRRVSTPNTYMDDPFGQLPSAEAPKHLYSNMERLQQLQQSLDRAVQGQRKRPVSALPTGACSNTPGSTLPSQAASAAALQGRAASPQRVKVSPKLWSRDLSQSQCTLTLPERKGARDGLDILIGKRAFPKLEEKVGQLERACRMKGRLKAGSEMNLLAIGKSLKGHIAATASSAGSEQGSFLTPLLKRTASAKSALKPSPSPVIIEKGKVLQKRKEWEMKSAM, from the exons ATGATCATGCGctgcctctccccttccccggGGACCCCGCAGGGCCGGGCCAGCCCGG GAACCAGGACAGTGGATGCaacaggaggaagaggctgCGAGTACCGACCAGCCAGCACCCTGAGCCGGCGTGGAGGG aGCAAGGTGCCGGGTGTCTCGCCATCCCCACCAGCTGACGACTCCTATGAAGATGCCGAACCCCTTGGCCCTGGCAGATGCACTGGCTCTG GTGGTGCCGACAGCGACAGCAGCCACTACGAGTCGTACGGGGAGGATGAGGATGGTGTGACGGACCGTGCCCACTACCTGCGGCGGCCACTGGCCGCTGGCCCCGATGCTGAACCCCCTGGTCACCCCGAGGCGCAGCTCTGCGGCTTCCTCTGGAGGAAGCGCTGGCTGGGACAGTGGGCGAAGCAGCTCTTCATCATCCGGGAGCACGTGCTGCTG TGCTTCAGGTGTGCCGCAGACCCGCAGCCGGTGCTGGAGCTGGACCTGCGGGGCTGCCACGTCGCCTACAAAGCCAAGCGTGGCAAGAAGATGCCGCACATCCTGAAGGTGACGGGGACAGCGGGCGAGGCGCTGGTCATTGGCTTCCAGAGCCGGCAGCAggctgaggactggaggaag GTGATCGAAGAGGTCAGCAGCGATGCCCCGATAGGGCTGGCAGCCATCAGTGTCCCAGCATCACCCTCCTCAAGGCTCAGCAGG GAGACTGGGCTTTCTGGATCTCAGGCTGTCAGGTCCCAGCTcggcaaggaggaggaagaagattGCTCCCGGCAGAGCCcagcccgcagcccccggcccggAGAGGACGCTAAAGGAG GTTTCCTGGCGGTGCGGCTGCGCGGGCGGTGGCAGCGGCTGTGGTGCGCGGTGCGGCAGGGAGCCCTGCGCATGTTCCCCGAGCCCGGCGGTGCCCAGCGCCCCGTCTGCGCCCTGCGGCTGGAGAGCTGCGAGGTTTCCCCGGGGGTGGCCGCCAGCTCTCCCCAACGCCTCCGCATCCGCATCGCCCAGCGGGGCCGGGAGCTCGCCCTGCTGCAG ACCTGTTCAGATGAGGAAAGGGAAGCCTGGCTGAAGACCCTGCGGGCCAGGGGAAGAGGGGACCTGGCCAGTGACAGCCCCTGCACCGAGACCCCCAGGCTGGGTGATGCCAGcggctgccctgctgcagg CGGGCTGCTGCTGCGCCGTGTCTCGACCCCCAACACCTACATGGACGACCCCTTTGGGCAGCTCCCATCTGCTGAGGCCCCCAAGCATCTCTACTCCAATATGGAgcggctgcagcagctg cagcagagcttggACCGAGCAGTGCAAGGGCAGCGCAAGAGACCCGTGTCTGCGCTGCCCACCGGTGCCTGCAGCAACACCCCgggcagcaccctgccctcGCAGGCAG catcagcagcagctctccagggcagggctgccagcccGCAGCGGGTGAAGGTGAGCCCCAAGCTCTGGAGCAGGGATCTCTCCCAGTCCCAGTGCACCCTGACACTGCCTGAGAGGAAAGGGGCTCGGGATGGGCTGGATATCCTCATAG GGAAGAGAGCCTTCCCCAagctggaggagaaggtggggcagctgGAGAGGGCCTGCCGCATGAAGGGCAGGCTGAAAGCCGGCTCCGAGATGAACCTGCTGGCCATCGGCAAGTCACTGAAGGGCCACATCGCCGCCACCGCCAGCTCGGCTGGCTCCGAG CAGGGCTCATTCCTCACACCGCTGTTGAAGCGTACAGCGTCGGCAAAGAGCGCCCTGAAGCCATCTCCCTCCCCAGTCATCATTGAGAAGGGAAAAgtgctgcagaagagaaag GAGTGGGAGATGAAGTCTGCGATGTGA
- the LOC142048013 gene encoding actin filament-associated protein 1-like isoform X1 — protein sequence MARQRDLDKLLSDLRSFLLILDRESLSAAARAKKKSVADLLSRLQSPPSEDAEYMIMRCLSPSPGTPQGRASPVPLFPPGTRTVDATGGRGCEYRPASTLSRRGGSKVPGVSPSPPADDSYEDAEPLGPGRCTGSGGADSDSSHYESYGEDEDGVTDRAHYLRRPLAAGPDAEPPGHPEAQLCGFLWRKRWLGQWAKQLFIIREHVLLCFRCAADPQPVLELDLRGCHVAYKAKRGKKMPHILKVTGTAGEALVIGFQSRQQAEDWRKVIEEVSSDAPIGLAAISVPASPSSRLSRETGLSGSQAVRSQLGKEEEEDCSRQSPARSPRPGEDAKGGFLAVRLRGRWQRLWCAVRQGALRMFPEPGGAQRPVCALRLESCEVSPGVAASSPQRLRIRIAQRGRELALLQTCSDEEREAWLKTLRARGRGDLASDSPCTETPRLGDASGCPAAGGLLLRRVSTPNTYMDDPFGQLPSAEAPKHLYSNMERLQQLQQSLDRAVQGQRKRPVSALPTGACSNTPGSTLPSQAASAAALQGRAASPQRVKVSPKLWSRDLSQSQCTLTLPERKGARDGLDILIGKRAFPKLEEKVGQLERACRMKGRLKAGSEMNLLAIGKSLKGHIAATASSAGSEQGSFLTPLLKRTASAKSALKPSPSPVIIEKGKVLQKRKEWEMKSAM from the exons ATGGCCCGGCAGAGAG acctggacaagctgctGTCGGACCTGCGGTCCTTCCTGCTCATCCTGGACCGGGAAAGCCTCAGCGCCGCAGCTCGGGCCAAGAAGAAGTCGGTGGCCGATCTCCTCTCCCGGCTGCAGAGCCCCCCGT CAGAGGATGCAGAGTACATGATCATGCGctgcctctccccttccccggGGACCCCGCAGGGCCGGGCCAGCCCGG TCCCGCTTTTCCCCCCAGGAACCAGGACAGTGGATGCaacaggaggaagaggctgCGAGTACCGACCAGCCAGCACCCTGAGCCGGCGTGGAGGG aGCAAGGTGCCGGGTGTCTCGCCATCCCCACCAGCTGACGACTCCTATGAAGATGCCGAACCCCTTGGCCCTGGCAGATGCACTGGCTCTG GTGGTGCCGACAGCGACAGCAGCCACTACGAGTCGTACGGGGAGGATGAGGATGGTGTGACGGACCGTGCCCACTACCTGCGGCGGCCACTGGCCGCTGGCCCCGATGCTGAACCCCCTGGTCACCCCGAGGCGCAGCTCTGCGGCTTCCTCTGGAGGAAGCGCTGGCTGGGACAGTGGGCGAAGCAGCTCTTCATCATCCGGGAGCACGTGCTGCTG TGCTTCAGGTGTGCCGCAGACCCGCAGCCGGTGCTGGAGCTGGACCTGCGGGGCTGCCACGTCGCCTACAAAGCCAAGCGTGGCAAGAAGATGCCGCACATCCTGAAGGTGACGGGGACAGCGGGCGAGGCGCTGGTCATTGGCTTCCAGAGCCGGCAGCAggctgaggactggaggaag GTGATCGAAGAGGTCAGCAGCGATGCCCCGATAGGGCTGGCAGCCATCAGTGTCCCAGCATCACCCTCCTCAAGGCTCAGCAGG GAGACTGGGCTTTCTGGATCTCAGGCTGTCAGGTCCCAGCTcggcaaggaggaggaagaagattGCTCCCGGCAGAGCCcagcccgcagcccccggcccggAGAGGACGCTAAAGGAG GTTTCCTGGCGGTGCGGCTGCGCGGGCGGTGGCAGCGGCTGTGGTGCGCGGTGCGGCAGGGAGCCCTGCGCATGTTCCCCGAGCCCGGCGGTGCCCAGCGCCCCGTCTGCGCCCTGCGGCTGGAGAGCTGCGAGGTTTCCCCGGGGGTGGCCGCCAGCTCTCCCCAACGCCTCCGCATCCGCATCGCCCAGCGGGGCCGGGAGCTCGCCCTGCTGCAG ACCTGTTCAGATGAGGAAAGGGAAGCCTGGCTGAAGACCCTGCGGGCCAGGGGAAGAGGGGACCTGGCCAGTGACAGCCCCTGCACCGAGACCCCCAGGCTGGGTGATGCCAGcggctgccctgctgcagg CGGGCTGCTGCTGCGCCGTGTCTCGACCCCCAACACCTACATGGACGACCCCTTTGGGCAGCTCCCATCTGCTGAGGCCCCCAAGCATCTCTACTCCAATATGGAgcggctgcagcagctg cagcagagcttggACCGAGCAGTGCAAGGGCAGCGCAAGAGACCCGTGTCTGCGCTGCCCACCGGTGCCTGCAGCAACACCCCgggcagcaccctgccctcGCAGGCAG catcagcagcagctctccagggcagggctgccagcccGCAGCGGGTGAAGGTGAGCCCCAAGCTCTGGAGCAGGGATCTCTCCCAGTCCCAGTGCACCCTGACACTGCCTGAGAGGAAAGGGGCTCGGGATGGGCTGGATATCCTCATAG GGAAGAGAGCCTTCCCCAagctggaggagaaggtggggcagctgGAGAGGGCCTGCCGCATGAAGGGCAGGCTGAAAGCCGGCTCCGAGATGAACCTGCTGGCCATCGGCAAGTCACTGAAGGGCCACATCGCCGCCACCGCCAGCTCGGCTGGCTCCGAG CAGGGCTCATTCCTCACACCGCTGTTGAAGCGTACAGCGTCGGCAAAGAGCGCCCTGAAGCCATCTCCCTCCCCAGTCATCATTGAGAAGGGAAAAgtgctgcagaagagaaag GAGTGGGAGATGAAGTCTGCGATGTGA
- the LOC142048013 gene encoding actin filament-associated protein 1-like isoform X6, giving the protein MIMRCLSPSPGTPQGRASPVPLFPPGTRTVDATGGRGCEYRPASTLSRRGGSKVPGVSPSPPADDSYEDAEPLGPGRCTGSGGADSDSSHYESYGEDEDGVTDRAHYLRRPLAAGPDAEPPGHPEAQLCGFLWRKRWLGQWAKQLFIIREHVLLCFRCAADPQPVLELDLRGCHVAYKAKRGKKMPHILKVTGTAGEALVIGFQSRQQAEDWRKVIEEVSSDAPIGLAAISVPASPSSRLSRETGLSGSQAVRSQLGKEEEEDCSRQSPARSPRPGEDAKGGFLAVRLRGRWQRLWCAVRQGALRMFPEPGGAQRPVCALRLESCEVSPGVAASSPQRLRIRIAQRGRELALLQTCSDEEREAWLKTLRARGRGDLASDSPCTETPRLGDASGCPAAGGLLLRRVSTPNTYMDDPFGQLPSAEAPKHLYSNMERLQQLQQSLDRAVQGQRKRPVSALPTGACSNTPGSTLPSQAASAAALQGRAASPQRVKVSPKLWSRDLSQSQCTLTLPERKGARDGLDILIGKRAFPKLEEKVGQLERACRMKGRLKAGSEMNLLAIGKSLKGHIAATASSAGSEQGSFLTPLLKRTASAKSALKPSPSPVIIEKGKVLQKRKEWEMKSAM; this is encoded by the exons ATGATCATGCGctgcctctccccttccccggGGACCCCGCAGGGCCGGGCCAGCCCGG TCCCGCTTTTCCCCCCAGGAACCAGGACAGTGGATGCaacaggaggaagaggctgCGAGTACCGACCAGCCAGCACCCTGAGCCGGCGTGGAGGG aGCAAGGTGCCGGGTGTCTCGCCATCCCCACCAGCTGACGACTCCTATGAAGATGCCGAACCCCTTGGCCCTGGCAGATGCACTGGCTCTG GTGGTGCCGACAGCGACAGCAGCCACTACGAGTCGTACGGGGAGGATGAGGATGGTGTGACGGACCGTGCCCACTACCTGCGGCGGCCACTGGCCGCTGGCCCCGATGCTGAACCCCCTGGTCACCCCGAGGCGCAGCTCTGCGGCTTCCTCTGGAGGAAGCGCTGGCTGGGACAGTGGGCGAAGCAGCTCTTCATCATCCGGGAGCACGTGCTGCTG TGCTTCAGGTGTGCCGCAGACCCGCAGCCGGTGCTGGAGCTGGACCTGCGGGGCTGCCACGTCGCCTACAAAGCCAAGCGTGGCAAGAAGATGCCGCACATCCTGAAGGTGACGGGGACAGCGGGCGAGGCGCTGGTCATTGGCTTCCAGAGCCGGCAGCAggctgaggactggaggaag GTGATCGAAGAGGTCAGCAGCGATGCCCCGATAGGGCTGGCAGCCATCAGTGTCCCAGCATCACCCTCCTCAAGGCTCAGCAGG GAGACTGGGCTTTCTGGATCTCAGGCTGTCAGGTCCCAGCTcggcaaggaggaggaagaagattGCTCCCGGCAGAGCCcagcccgcagcccccggcccggAGAGGACGCTAAAGGAG GTTTCCTGGCGGTGCGGCTGCGCGGGCGGTGGCAGCGGCTGTGGTGCGCGGTGCGGCAGGGAGCCCTGCGCATGTTCCCCGAGCCCGGCGGTGCCCAGCGCCCCGTCTGCGCCCTGCGGCTGGAGAGCTGCGAGGTTTCCCCGGGGGTGGCCGCCAGCTCTCCCCAACGCCTCCGCATCCGCATCGCCCAGCGGGGCCGGGAGCTCGCCCTGCTGCAG ACCTGTTCAGATGAGGAAAGGGAAGCCTGGCTGAAGACCCTGCGGGCCAGGGGAAGAGGGGACCTGGCCAGTGACAGCCCCTGCACCGAGACCCCCAGGCTGGGTGATGCCAGcggctgccctgctgcagg CGGGCTGCTGCTGCGCCGTGTCTCGACCCCCAACACCTACATGGACGACCCCTTTGGGCAGCTCCCATCTGCTGAGGCCCCCAAGCATCTCTACTCCAATATGGAgcggctgcagcagctg cagcagagcttggACCGAGCAGTGCAAGGGCAGCGCAAGAGACCCGTGTCTGCGCTGCCCACCGGTGCCTGCAGCAACACCCCgggcagcaccctgccctcGCAGGCAG catcagcagcagctctccagggcagggctgccagcccGCAGCGGGTGAAGGTGAGCCCCAAGCTCTGGAGCAGGGATCTCTCCCAGTCCCAGTGCACCCTGACACTGCCTGAGAGGAAAGGGGCTCGGGATGGGCTGGATATCCTCATAG GGAAGAGAGCCTTCCCCAagctggaggagaaggtggggcagctgGAGAGGGCCTGCCGCATGAAGGGCAGGCTGAAAGCCGGCTCCGAGATGAACCTGCTGGCCATCGGCAAGTCACTGAAGGGCCACATCGCCGCCACCGCCAGCTCGGCTGGCTCCGAG CAGGGCTCATTCCTCACACCGCTGTTGAAGCGTACAGCGTCGGCAAAGAGCGCCCTGAAGCCATCTCCCTCCCCAGTCATCATTGAGAAGGGAAAAgtgctgcagaagagaaag GAGTGGGAGATGAAGTCTGCGATGTGA